The following proteins are encoded in a genomic region of Fimbriiglobus ruber:
- a CDS encoding phage tail fiber protein codes for MANDITGFGSAISLVASSTFPVGIAITQLADDSDPFDMASVKVADTAMGVNGDLIKWSRAIGKPVTISVIPGSLDDINLATLAAANNATQGQANAQDVITITILYPDGSVITFSNGFLTDAPFGNSLASSGRLKTKTYGFVFQAVTGTV; via the coding sequence ATGGCAAACGATATTACTGGCTTCGGCTCGGCGATCAGCCTCGTCGCGTCGAGTACCTTCCCGGTCGGCATCGCGATCACCCAACTGGCCGACGATTCCGACCCGTTCGACATGGCGAGCGTGAAAGTCGCAGACACCGCGATGGGCGTGAACGGGGATCTCATCAAGTGGAGCCGGGCGATCGGCAAGCCGGTCACCATCAGCGTCATCCCGGGATCACTCGACGACATCAACCTGGCCACCCTCGCCGCCGCCAACAATGCGACCCAGGGGCAGGCCAACGCGCAGGACGTGATAACCATCACCATCCTTTACCCCGACGGGAGCGTCATCACCTTCTCGAACGGGTTCCTGACCGATGCCCCGTTTGGTAATTCCCTCGCGAGCAGTGGGCGTCTGAAAACGAAGACTTACGGATTTGTCTTTCAGGCCGTCACGGGCACGGTGTAG
- a CDS encoding DUF3383 domain-containing protein gives MPRPRCHRRIPRNGPDDDPGRDRLHPAEQRPELHVPAIRPDPSVTTSAFQQTYDALLVNYYGQTQTAGQLLSFYQRGVMLGLPVNPSDQNVYADEIWFKDALGAALMNLLLALSQVPANAAGQVQILSTLQSIINQALFNGTISVGKTLSVDQQLYIAQVTGSATAWKQVQNIGYWVNVVIESYVVNGVTEYKAVYTLIYSKDDDIRLIQGSDILI, from the coding sequence ATCCCCCGCCCCCGTTGCCACCGCAGAATTCCCCGAAATGGCCCCGATGATGATCCTGGCCGCGACCGACTACACCCAGCGGAACAGCGTCCAGAACTACATGTTCCAGCAATTCGCCCTGACCCCTCGGTCACGACCTCTGCGTTCCAGCAAACCTACGACGCCCTCCTGGTCAATTACTACGGCCAGACCCAAACCGCCGGACAGTTGCTCTCCTTCTACCAGCGCGGGGTCATGCTGGGCCTGCCCGTCAACCCGTCCGACCAGAACGTGTACGCCGACGAGATCTGGTTCAAGGACGCCCTCGGCGCCGCGTTGATGAACCTGCTCCTCGCGTTGTCCCAGGTTCCGGCGAACGCCGCCGGCCAAGTGCAGATCCTCTCCACCTTGCAGAGCATCATCAACCAGGCCCTGTTCAACGGGACGATCTCGGTCGGCAAAACGCTCTCGGTCGACCAGCAGCTTTACATCGCCCAGGTCACCGGGAGTGCGACCGCCTGGAAGCAGGTCCAGAACATCGGGTACTGGGTGAACGTCGTCATCGAATCCTACGTGGTCAACGGGGTCACCGAATACAAGGCGGTCTACACATTGATATACAGCAAAGATGATGACATTCGTTTGATCCAAGGCAGCGACATCTTAATTTAA